The following is a genomic window from Thioclava electrotropha.
CTGCGGGGGGCGCCACGGTGTTGTTCGAGACCGGGCCGAAAGCGCAGGACTATCTCGAAGACGTCAAATCGCGCGGGCTGGATATCGAGCCCGCAGGCGACGGCGAGGGGGGCTTCGCGCTCTACCGCATCACGCTGTGAGGTTCTGATCGGACCGGCCGAGATGGAAAAGGGGCGCTTCGGCGTCCCTTTTCAACATATGACACAGGCTCTCGCGCGAAAGAGAGGGTCCGTGAGCGAGACGTGAGTGGGCGAGTGTGAACTCTAGCTTAGGCTGAGATGAGTGCGGCGATATTTCGCACTGCATCATCACAACAGGGAGGAGAAATCACGATGGCATCGCTCAGGACAACCGCGCTCGCCGTGGCTGCAGGACTGGCGCTCACCGCGCCGATGGCACAGGCCCAGTCCAGCGATGGGCAAAGCTGGCAGGAGCTTTCGGGCTATACCGACCAGCCGACGACCTTCAACCGCTCAGCCAGCATCTTCGCGCCTTGGGACAATCCGCCTTCGGATGCGAAGAACTTCACGGTGCCGGAAGTGAACAATCTTCCCGACCTGCATGGCGATATCGTCGATCCGCAACTGGTGATCTATTTCGCGGGCAACCAATACATGGTGGTGCAGGACCTGATCGCTGCCTTCCAGCGCGCCTATCCGCAATACAAGCGTATCTTCTACGTCACCCTGCCGCCGGGCATCCTGCTCGACGCGGTGAAGAACCATGACGGGGCCTTCGCCATCGGCAATCTACGTATCGCGATGAAGCCCGATGTCCTGACCCGCGGCAAGGGCGCCATGGAGGCGATGCAGAAGGACGAGAAGGCCTTCTCCGATTTGCAGGACTATGCCGATAACGAACTGGCGCTGATGGTGGCGAAGGGCAATCCGCTGCATATCCAGAGCCTCGCCGATCTGGCCGATCCTGCGACCCGCGTCACGATGCCGAACCCCGATTGGGAGGGCATCGCGAAGGTGATCGAGAAAAGCTACGTAAAGGCAGGCGGGCAGGCGCTCGACGACAAGATCATGAAAGACAAGGTCCGGGACGGCTCGACCTACCTGACCCATATCCACCATCGCCAGTCGCCGATGCGGGTGATGGCGGGGCTCGCCGATGCCGCGCCGGTCTGGCTGACGGAGGCCGAATTCCACTCCAAGCGGGCGGATGAAGGCATCGATATGGTGAAGCTGCCCGATAGCGAGAATTCGACTCTGACCTATACGGCTGGCGTGCTGAAGACGGCGCCACATCCGGAAGCCGCGAAGGATTTCGTGACCTTCCTGACTTCGAGCGACGGGCAGAAGATCTACCACAAATACGGTTTCGCCTCGCCCGGTACGTTGAATTGAACGGCTCGGTGACATGCGCCCTGGGTCGCCTCATCGCGATATCGTGATATCCTCTTCAGGCGCCGGAACAGGTGGCTGAAGACGGTCTCGCGTGCGGATGAAATGCGTTCGGAAATCGGCTATTCCATTGAATAATAACAAGGATAAGCGATGCTTCGCTGCCCCTTGCTGCCGGTCCAGCCATGTGCAGGGCGCAAGTCCGCTCTCGCACACGTGGCGACAGAATGTCCGGAGCCTACCGTAGGAAAACCGAATTCCCCGGATCAAACGGGCTGCGGACAGGAGAACGACAGGAATGGGTTTAGGTAAGTGGACGTCGCGCGCGGCGGTGGGGACGCTGGTGGCCGTGGCCGTGGCAATTGCAACGGGCGCGCTGGCGCAGGGAATGCCGGGCGGCACTCAAGGCCCGACCGAGGTCGGCGTGAAGCAGGTCGAGACGCAATCGGTGCCTTACACAGTCACCCTGCCGGGCCGCGCGGTGGCTTTTGAGCAGACTGATATCCGCCCGCGCGTCGCGGGCACCATCGCCTCTATCGACTACGAGGCGGGCCACAAGGTCGCGA
Proteins encoded in this region:
- a CDS encoding molybdate ABC transporter substrate-binding protein, with product MASLRTTALAVAAGLALTAPMAQAQSSDGQSWQELSGYTDQPTTFNRSASIFAPWDNPPSDAKNFTVPEVNNLPDLHGDIVDPQLVIYFAGNQYMVVQDLIAAFQRAYPQYKRIFYVTLPPGILLDAVKNHDGAFAIGNLRIAMKPDVLTRGKGAMEAMQKDEKAFSDLQDYADNELALMVAKGNPLHIQSLADLADPATRVTMPNPDWEGIAKVIEKSYVKAGGQALDDKIMKDKVRDGSTYLTHIHHRQSPMRVMAGLADAAPVWLTEAEFHSKRADEGIDMVKLPDSENSTLTYTAGVLKTAPHPEAAKDFVTFLTSSDGQKIYHKYGFASPGTLN